The following proteins come from a genomic window of Dreissena polymorpha isolate Duluth1 chromosome 1, UMN_Dpol_1.0, whole genome shotgun sequence:
- the LOC127857790 gene encoding caveolin-3-like — MASVTPKGALSFKTTSVDDPHFYAQSKTSTKHQAPSKPYRAANEDRDPEHVNDVVKIRFEDIFAEPEGTYSFGTIWGASFKLFTDSKVWCYKFLSALCGVPCGIFWGCHFACLSFCQIWWCEPSLRSISILMRPCARLCGIFLKSFVEPLHYAVGKVFSSIRLTMTKE, encoded by the exons AACGACGTCAGTGGACGACCCGCATTTTTACGCTCAGTCCAAGACTTCCACCAAACATCAGGCGCCCTCCAAGCCGTACAGGGCGGCTAACGAGGACAGGGACCCGGAACATGTCAACGACGTCGTAAAG ATACGATTCGAGGACATATTTGCAGAACCGGAAGGCACGTACAGTTTCGGGACCATCTGGGGAGCCTCCTTCAAACTGTTTACCGACTCCAAGGTCTGGTGTTACAAGTTTCTGTCGGCACTGTGCGGCGTCCCCTGTGGCATTTTCTGGGGCTGCCATTTTGCGTGCCTCTCGTTCTGCCAGATCTGGTGGTGCGAACCCTCTCTGCGCAGTATTAGCATCCTAATGCGTCCGTGCGCGCGTCTGTGCGGCATCTTCCTTAAGTCCTTCGTGGAACCCCTGCATTACGCCGTCGGCAAGGTCTTCAGCAGTATACGTTTGACTATGACCAAGGAATGA